In Halichondria panicea chromosome 17, odHalPani1.1, whole genome shotgun sequence, a single window of DNA contains:
- the LOC135350888 gene encoding UPF0193 protein EVG1 homolog: protein MSATRPVAQGGAMFSSARAPVSKETQQLLKVMMSESKLTSFQQRQLKETMRSGGSLPLNCNPTTSSPGRGTQKKGSSKTSRQPSVQGIRTKQTIEKRVDPEPEYRPTPSRYNSTVEKQKLQNVMAFGVDTEPKPVHRVSSTMVPEQEVDRFDEILQEIGERKEFLNEMESLGQGHKFRSRIMTEISQKIHELEILDRQRCKELSSELNS, encoded by the exons ATGTCAGCCACTAGACCTGTGGCTCAGGGTGGAGCAATGTTCTCGTCTGCTAGGGCACCAGTCAGCAAGgaaacacaacaattgctcaaag TGATGATGAGCGAGTCGAAGCTGACCAGTTTCCAGCAGCGTCAGTTGAAAGAAACGATGAGAAGTGGAGGCAGTCTCCCACTCAATTGTAATCCGACCACCAGTAGTCCGGGACGGGGGACTCAGAAAAAGGGCAGCTCAAAGACCTCACGTCAGCCATCAGTTCAGGGGATTAGAACCAAACAGACGATTGAGAAGCGTGTAGATCCTGAGCCAGAGTATAGACCCACTCCCTCCC GATACAACTCCACTGTTGAGAAGCAAAAGTTACAGAATGTGATGGCTTTTGGAGTTGACACAGAGCCAAAGCCAGTACACAGAGTATCATCAACGATGGTGCCTGAACAAGAAGTCGACAGATTTGATGAAATCTTGCAAGAAATTGGAGAGAGAAAGGAATTTCTCAACGAAATGGAATCCCTCGGACAAGGCCACAAATTCAGGAGCAGAATTATGACAGAAATTTCACAG AAAATCCATGAACTGGAAATTTTAGACAGACAAAGATGCAAGGAACTAAGTTCAGAGCTCAACAGTTAA
- the LOC135350874 gene encoding E3 ubiquitin-protein ligase TRIM71-like, with amino-acid sequence MAKQVTKDAIKKLDTKLECLICLDTFKQPKLLPCYHVFCKSPCLEKLVTKDGRSLTCPTCRHIVPLSEKGVAGLQSDFHVDHLFEIRDAFDKAAESSKTQCGNCEERKATGYCRDCRDFLCNNCQAAHQALKLTRSHQIVSRQEFQEQATNISTAKKTIPTCGKHGNQLKIYCDTCKELICTDCTIRLHKDHNYDLVADVFPRHKEDFVSSLKPVKEKLDKVQQALKDFDTLAKYIHNQRATLEAEIHKEIDEQHLLLDQRRTELVGELEMMTQQKLKDLATQKDQVEITQVKLASCLEYAEVAFETGTECEVLEMKAPALKRIEQILTEFDQDTIQPEIDTKMKLITNGKEQLKKSCKSYLRIRDDKIRYSLKGENLAGVEVNMAMEFELQLKKEYQNVEVVAAVTQTPIKCEIIRRDNKYEITYTPTNRGKHKLDLTINGEHVKGSPFTVVAMSQPHTLGAPSRVISNLKRPSGVAISNSCHVIVAERGSGQILIYNGLYEQIQAFDSRGKAPVGVAVDKDDNIYISDRDNNKIRKFTANGDFLKEVGTKGDQRLQFNKPSGIGYDKTNDKIYVGDQYNNRIQVLNPDLTFHSTISDNEFKNPLDVSFDRTGNAYVVNWASHTVKVFQKNGKLPRTFGTYGSGPGQLSNPAAIAVSNTDTVYVVEMYGHRISVFKTNGEFICSFGNKGKKGGQFNDPTGIAIDDYGNIVVADRGNERLQVF; translated from the coding sequence ATGGCTAAACAAGTTACGAAAGATGCGATTAAAAAACTAGACACGAAACTCGAATGCTTGATTTGCCTCGATACTTTTAAGCAACCAAAACTCTTGCCATGCTATCACGTATTTTGCAAGTCCCCATGTCTAGAGAAACTAGTGACCAAGGATGGACGCTCCCTCACTTGTCCCACATGTCGACACATTGTCCCATTGTCAGAGAAGGGAGTGGCTGGACTGCAATCAGACTTCCACGTCGACCACTTGTTTGAGATACGAGATGCATTCGATAAAGCTGCAGAATCAAGCAAGACCCAATGTGGTAATTGCGAGGAGAGGAAAGCAACCGGATACTGCCGAGATTGTAGAGATTTCTTGTGCAATAATTGCCAAGCAGCCCATCAAGCGCTGAAACTGACAAGGTCTCATCAGATAGTGAGCCGCCAGGAATTTCAAGAACAGGCCACAAACATTAGCACAGCCAAGAAAACGATCCCCACTTGTGGGAAACATGGAAATCAACTCAAGATTTACTGTGACACTTGCAAGGAGCTTATCTGCACTGACTGCACCATCCGACTGCATAAAGACCACAATTACGACCTAGTGGCTGATGTGTTCCCAAGGCACAAGGAAGACTTTGTCTCAAGTCTTAAACCTGTCAAAGAGAAGCTAGACAAAGTCCAACAAGCACTGAAGGATTTTGATACCCTTGCAAAATATATTCACAACCAAAGAGCCACCCTTGAAGCCGAAATTCACAAGGAGATTGATGAACAGCATCTACTGTTGGATCAGCGAAGAACTGAGCTTGTGGGAGAGCTGGAAATGATGACTCAGCAGAAGTTAAAAGACCTGGCCACACAAAAGGACCAGGTGGAGATCACTCAGGTGAAACTGGCCAGCTGTCTCGAGTATGCTGAAGTGGCTTTTGAAACAGGCACAGAATGCGAAGTACTGGAAATGAAAGCTCCTGCACTCAAGAGAATTGAACAGATATTGACTGAATTCGACCAAGACACTATTCAACCGGAAATAGATACCAAAATGAAATTGATTACAAATGGAAAAGAACAACTAAAGAAGTCATGCAAATCCTATTTAAGAATACGTGATGATAAGATACGTTATAGTCTAAAAGGGGAAAACTTAGCCGGTGTAGAAGTAAACATGGCAATGGAATTCGAACTTCAACTCAAGAAGGAGTATCAAAACGTTGAGGTAGTTGCAGCAGTCACCCAGACCCCGATCAAATGTGAGATTATCAGGAGAGATAATAAGTACGAAATCAcctacacacccacaaacagaGGTAAACACAAATTGGACCTGACCATCAATGGCGAACACGTCAAAGGTAGTCCATTCACTGTGGTAGCCATGTCTCAGCCACACACACTGGGAGCACCAAGCAGAGTGATTAGCAATTTGAAGAGACCATCGGGTGTCGCTATTAGTAACAGCTGTCATGTGATTGTAGCAGAGCGTGGTAGTGGTCAAATACTAATCTACAATGGCCTCTATGAACAGATTCAAGCATTTGATTCACGAGGTAAGGCTCCAGTGGGAGTGGCTGTTGACAAAGATGATAATATCTACATCAGTGATCGGGATAATAACAAAATTAGAAAATTTACCGCCAATGGAGATTTTCTCAAAGAAGTGGGCACTAAAGGTGACCAGAGGCTTCAGTTCAACAAACCAAGCGGAATAGGCTACGACAAAACTAATGACAAGATATATGTTGGTGACCAGTATAACAATCGAATTCAAGTATTGAACCCTGACCTAACGTTCCACAGTACCATCAGCGATAATGAATTTAAAAACCCTCTCGATGTATCATTTGACCGTACTGGCAATGCGTATGTAGTTAATTGGGCTAGCCACACTGTGAAGGTGTTTCAAAAGAACGGAAAGTTGCCGAGAACATTTGGAACATACGGTAGTGGTCCTGGACAATTAAGTAACCCAGCCGCTATAGCTGTCAGCAATAcagacacggtgtatgttgttGAGATGTACGGACATCGTATCTCGGTATTCAAAACAAATGGAGAGTTCATTTGTTCTTTTGGCAATAAGGGGAAGAAAGGAGGACAATTCAATGATCCAACTGGAATAGCTATCGACGATTACGGAAACATTGTAGTTGCAGATCGAGGAAATGAACGACTTCAAGTATTTTAA